A single genomic interval of Lacrimispora sphenoides JCM 1415 harbors:
- a CDS encoding class I SAM-dependent methyltransferase, with protein sequence MDPSIKNVEMKNKDRFLGFADVYDQTRPEMPEYPIEIITRYLNKKANIVVDLGCGSGLSTTAWKNHCNAIIGIEPSDDMFLAANKKSDKNISFKKAFAHETGLSSDYADVVICSQSFHWMNPALTLAEVNRILKSGGIFAAVDYDWPPVCKWEAELAHKQLFYKVSCLEEEHKDLKDDYIRWDKNKHLSNIKNSGYFRYQREIVFANRESCDAKRFIRMTLSQSGLQSIIKHKPDLIKSALDEYIETIQCVFAGETMEADFCYRMRLGIK encoded by the coding sequence TTGGATCCATCAATAAAGAATGTGGAAATGAAGAATAAGGATCGGTTTTTAGGATTTGCGGATGTCTATGATCAGACAAGGCCGGAAATGCCAGAATATCCGATCGAGATCATAACAAGATATTTAAATAAGAAGGCAAATATTGTAGTTGACTTAGGCTGCGGTTCGGGCTTATCAACAACTGCATGGAAAAACCATTGCAACGCCATAATCGGTATTGAACCAAGTGATGATATGTTCCTGGCTGCCAATAAGAAATCAGATAAAAACATTTCATTTAAGAAAGCGTTCGCCCATGAGACAGGTTTAAGCAGCGATTATGCTGATGTTGTTATCTGTTCCCAGTCTTTTCATTGGATGAACCCTGCATTAACTCTGGCAGAAGTAAACCGCATACTAAAGTCCGGCGGCATATTTGCTGCGGTCGATTACGACTGGCCGCCTGTCTGCAAATGGGAAGCGGAGCTTGCCCACAAGCAGCTATTTTATAAAGTCAGCTGCCTGGAGGAAGAACATAAGGATTTGAAAGATGATTATATAAGATGGGATAAAAATAAACATCTGTCCAATATCAAAAATAGCGGTTACTTTCGTTATCAAAGAGAAATTGTTTTTGCAAACAGGGAATCCTGTGATGCCAAAAGATTTATCAGAATGACGTTAAGCCAAAGCGGACTCCAAAGCATCATCAAACATAAGCCGGATTTAATTAAGAGTGCTCTGGATGAATACATTGAGACGATACAGTGTGTATTCGCCGGTGAGACGATGGAAGCGGACTTCTGTTATCGCATGCGCCTGGGTATTAAATGA
- the ftsH gene encoding ATP-dependent zinc metalloprotease FtsH: MGLKDDNTQNKQKKPFIFYYVIVLLVMILFNALTVPWIQSKSVTEVPYSTFLEMVDQGKVQAVAKTETEIQFKSDTGKKDWEGKPVYDVYKTGLWPDDTLTERLIAHDVSFEKAIVEQMSPLLSILLTWIIPILIFVFLGNFLSGQIQKKMGGGNAMSFGKSNPKIYAESETGKTFRDVAGQEEAKEALTEIVDFLHNPQKYADIGASLPKGALLVGPPGTGKTLLARAVAGEAHVPFFSISGSEFVEMFVGMGAAKVRDLFKQATEKAPCIVFIDEIDTIGKKRDGGGFTGNDEREQTLNQLLAEMDGFDGRKGVVILAATNRPDSLDKALLRPGRFDRRIPVELPDLNGREAILKVHGKNVKLSDDVDFHGIALATAGSSGAELANIVNEAALRAVRLGRKTVTQRDLEESVEVVIAGYQKKDASVNSRERKIIAYHEVGHALVAACQNHSAPVHKITIIPRTSGALGYTMQVDEEERHLLTKEAALSKIATFTGGRAAEELIFDTVTSGASNDIEQATRIARAMVTRYGMSDEFDMVALETVTNQYLGGDTTLACSPETAKQIDDTVIRIVKEQHQKAFHILKENVTKLHEIAEYLLERETITGEEFMRIAGFETAGTQES, from the coding sequence ATGGGTTTGAAAGATGATAATACACAAAATAAGCAGAAAAAACCGTTTATTTTTTACTATGTAATCGTTTTATTAGTCATGATATTGTTCAATGCATTGACGGTTCCATGGATTCAGTCCAAATCCGTGACTGAGGTTCCCTACAGCACGTTTCTGGAGATGGTAGACCAGGGGAAAGTTCAGGCAGTTGCAAAGACAGAAACAGAGATCCAGTTTAAATCAGATACCGGAAAGAAGGACTGGGAAGGCAAGCCTGTGTACGATGTATATAAGACCGGACTGTGGCCGGATGATACACTTACCGAAAGGCTGATAGCCCATGATGTTTCTTTTGAAAAGGCGATTGTAGAGCAAATGTCCCCCTTGCTTTCCATTTTGCTTACCTGGATCATTCCCATTTTGATCTTTGTGTTCCTGGGAAATTTTCTATCCGGGCAAATACAAAAAAAGATGGGCGGCGGCAATGCCATGAGCTTTGGAAAATCCAATCCGAAAATCTATGCGGAATCCGAGACAGGAAAAACATTCCGGGATGTGGCCGGCCAGGAGGAGGCAAAGGAAGCTTTAACGGAGATTGTGGATTTTCTTCATAACCCCCAGAAGTATGCGGATATCGGTGCATCCCTTCCCAAAGGTGCCCTTCTAGTAGGCCCTCCCGGAACCGGTAAGACACTCCTTGCCAGGGCGGTAGCAGGTGAAGCACATGTGCCGTTTTTCTCCATATCTGGCTCTGAATTCGTGGAAATGTTTGTGGGTATGGGTGCGGCAAAGGTCAGGGACTTATTTAAGCAGGCCACTGAAAAGGCCCCCTGTATTGTATTCATCGATGAAATTGATACCATAGGCAAGAAACGTGACGGTGGCGGCTTCACAGGAAACGACGAACGGGAACAGACCTTAAACCAGCTCTTGGCTGAGATGGATGGATTTGACGGAAGAAAAGGCGTTGTCATACTGGCAGCCACCAACCGTCCGGATTCCCTTGATAAAGCTCTTTTAAGGCCGGGCCGTTTTGACCGCAGGATCCCTGTGGAGCTTCCCGATCTTAATGGCAGGGAGGCCATATTAAAGGTTCACGGTAAAAATGTAAAACTGTCCGATGATGTGGATTTTCATGGAATCGCACTTGCCACGGCCGGGTCCAGCGGTGCAGAGCTTGCCAATATTGTGAATGAGGCGGCGCTCCGGGCAGTCCGGTTAGGCAGAAAAACCGTAACTCAGAGAGACTTGGAGGAAAGCGTAGAGGTAGTAATCGCCGGATACCAGAAAAAGGATGCTTCTGTTAATTCCAGGGAAAGGAAGATCATTGCTTATCATGAGGTAGGGCATGCGCTTGTTGCTGCCTGCCAGAACCATTCAGCGCCTGTTCATAAGATCACCATTATTCCAAGAACTTCCGGCGCCCTCGGCTATACCATGCAGGTGGATGAAGAAGAACGTCACTTATTGACAAAGGAGGCTGCCTTAAGCAAGATTGCCACCTTTACCGGAGGAAGGGCGGCAGAAGAGTTGATATTTGATACAGTCACCAGCGGCGCTTCCAATGATATCGAACAGGCTACCAGAATTGCCAGGGCTATGGTGACCCGTTACGGCATGAGCGATGAGTTTGATATGGTGGCCCTTGAGACTGTAACCAACCAGTATCTGGGCGGAGACACCACTCTTGCCTGTTCTCCTGAAACGGCAAAGCAGATCGATGATACCGTGATCAGAATCGTAAAGGAACAGCATCAGAAGGCTTTTCATATTCTTAAGGAAAATGTTACAAAGCTGCATGAGATCGCAGAATATCTCCTGGAACGGGAAACCATAACAGGGGAAGAGTTCATGAGGATCGCAGGTTTTGAGACTGCCGGAACCCAGGAAAGCTAA
- the cobA gene encoding uroporphyrinogen-III C-methyltransferase → MKETGVVYLVGAGPGDPGLITEKGLSRLRVCNAVVYDSLLSPRLLDEVPDQCRKIYVGKRAGRHSMKQEEINQLLVELAREGLAVVRLKGGDPFVFGRGGEEIMALSEAGIPYEVVSGVTSAVAALASAGIPVTHRALSRSFHVMTGHTLSKEGTLPPDFDEFARLSGTLIFLMGLGNLSLIVKGLLNQGKPGETPAAVIQNGTLPGEKTIRGTIENIEEKVLAAGIESPAILVVGEVASLDFSSTSKQPLMGCRIGVTGTDTFTGRLRKQLESLGGASECILSLLIESYRKGVEMMEAYEKMPSYTWIVFTSANGVREFFHGLLECGHDFRSVGHVKFAAVGRGTADELLRHGFSADYLPEKYQVQDLAEGLKGLISGEDRLLIPRSSGGSKELNEILDETGVSYDDIVLYDVALAGLETEKRTEALTHLDYLTFSSASGVEAFFREANEEIKEALAGLKVVCIGDITAKALLGHGRKADIIAGVYSIQGLTEAICRDWK, encoded by the coding sequence ATGAAGGAAACAGGAGTCGTCTATCTGGTAGGGGCTGGTCCGGGAGACCCGGGGCTTATTACGGAAAAAGGGTTGTCAAGGCTGCGGGTGTGTAACGCAGTGGTTTATGATTCCCTTCTTTCTCCACGCCTTCTTGATGAGGTACCTGACCAATGCCGGAAGATTTATGTAGGAAAACGGGCCGGGCGCCATTCCATGAAGCAGGAGGAGATTAATCAGCTTCTGGTAGAGCTGGCAAGGGAAGGTCTTGCAGTTGTGAGGCTAAAGGGCGGTGATCCTTTTGTATTTGGACGGGGTGGAGAAGAGATCATGGCTCTTTCTGAGGCAGGGATCCCTTATGAGGTGGTTTCTGGAGTTACCTCTGCGGTCGCCGCCCTTGCAAGTGCCGGGATCCCGGTGACCCACCGGGCGCTTAGCAGAAGCTTTCACGTCATGACCGGACACACTCTCTCAAAGGAAGGAACGCTTCCTCCTGATTTTGATGAATTTGCCAGGCTTTCCGGCACATTGATTTTTCTTATGGGACTTGGGAACTTATCTCTCATCGTAAAGGGCCTTTTAAACCAGGGAAAACCAGGGGAGACACCTGCTGCGGTTATTCAAAACGGAACTCTTCCCGGAGAGAAAACCATACGCGGGACCATAGAAAATATTGAGGAAAAGGTGCTGGCGGCTGGAATAGAAAGTCCTGCTATCCTTGTGGTTGGAGAAGTGGCTTCCCTTGATTTTTCTTCTACGTCAAAACAGCCCCTTATGGGGTGCCGGATCGGAGTAACAGGAACGGACACCTTTACAGGAAGGCTGAGGAAACAGCTGGAATCTCTTGGGGGAGCTTCGGAATGCATACTGAGCCTTTTGATCGAGTCCTACCGAAAGGGAGTAGAAATGATGGAAGCATATGAAAAGATGCCGTCCTACACATGGATTGTATTTACCAGCGCCAATGGAGTAAGAGAATTTTTCCATGGGCTTTTGGAATGTGGGCATGATTTCCGGTCGGTGGGTCATGTGAAATTTGCCGCGGTCGGAAGGGGAACGGCCGATGAACTGCTGAGGCACGGCTTTTCTGCAGATTACCTACCAGAGAAATATCAGGTACAGGATCTGGCGGAAGGCTTAAAAGGCTTGATTTCCGGTGAAGACAGGCTTTTGATCCCCAGATCCTCAGGCGGCTCCAAGGAATTGAATGAGATTCTTGATGAAACCGGAGTCTCTTATGATGACATCGTGCTCTATGATGTGGCCCTGGCAGGCCTGGAGACGGAAAAAAGGACGGAAGCCTTAACGCATTTGGACTATCTGACCTTTTCAAGCGCTTCCGGTGTAGAGGCTTTTTTCCGGGAGGCAAATGAGGAAATAAAGGAAGCCCTGGCAGGCCTCAAAGTGGTCTGCATCGGGGACATAACAGCGAAAGCCCTTTTAGGGCATGGGAGAAAGGCAGATATCATCGCCGGGGTTTACAGCATCCAGGGGTTAACGGAAGCCATTTGCCGGGATTGGAAATAG
- a CDS encoding Fe-S-containing hydro-lyase: MIKHITLPLTRELSKTLHAGDTVYLTGDIYTSRDAGHKRMCETLAKGEKLPFDPMDATIYYVGPTPAKPGQVIGSAGPTTSGRMDAYAPTMMSVGARGMIGKGARQPDVVEAIKKYDGVYFGAIGGAGALLAKCIKKLEPIAYEDLGAEALCRLYVEEMPLVVVIDCEGNNLYEEGKNAYLKSRK; encoded by the coding sequence ATGATAAAGCATATTACACTGCCTTTGACAAGAGAATTGTCTAAAACCCTTCACGCAGGAGATACGGTTTATCTGACCGGTGATATCTACACTTCCAGGGACGCCGGGCATAAGCGTATGTGTGAGACCCTGGCAAAAGGCGAAAAGCTGCCCTTTGATCCCATGGATGCCACGATTTACTATGTGGGCCCCACGCCTGCAAAGCCGGGCCAGGTAATCGGGTCTGCAGGACCTACTACCAGCGGCCGGATGGACGCCTATGCTCCCACAATGATGTCCGTAGGAGCCAGGGGAATGATCGGAAAAGGAGCCAGGCAGCCGGATGTGGTGGAAGCCATAAAAAAGTATGACGGTGTTTACTTTGGCGCCATCGGGGGAGCAGGAGCGTTGCTTGCCAAATGCATCAAAAAGCTGGAACCCATCGCTTATGAGGATTTGGGAGCAGAAGCTTTGTGCAGACTTTACGTAGAAGAAATGCCTTTGGTGGTTGTTATCGACTGCGAAGGAAATAATCTCTATGAAGAGGGGAAGAATGCTTATTTAAAGTCAAGAAAGTAA
- the hemC gene encoding hydroxymethylbilane synthase, whose protein sequence is MKSNTIRIGTRRSALAVAQANLVAEALKKAGNGLSAELVLKQTEGDWILDKPLLEFGGKGVFVTEFEQALLRGEIDFAVHSAKDLPMELEEGLGIVAVLERGDPRDVLVTPALSDLSGKKEIIIGTSSLRRKIQIEEIGTAMWPRALVRCENLRGNVQTRLSKLMEGSYDGILLAAAGLKRLGLWEDSRYDYHCFDCETFIPAGGQGILAVEGRLDSGLEAVVKHIEDEEARMCLSLERNILRHLNAGCHEPIGVYSRLRGGDMEVLGISRRGEEIKRIHLWGGTGELDRLARQAADGLA, encoded by the coding sequence ATGAAAAGTAATACCATTCGTATTGGAACAAGAAGAAGTGCTTTGGCCGTGGCCCAGGCAAATCTGGTAGCAGAGGCTCTTAAAAAGGCAGGTAACGGCTTATCGGCAGAACTGGTGTTAAAGCAGACGGAAGGGGACTGGATTCTTGATAAGCCGCTTTTGGAATTTGGAGGAAAGGGCGTATTTGTGACGGAATTTGAGCAGGCCCTTTTGCGGGGAGAGATTGATTTTGCAGTTCACAGTGCCAAGGATCTGCCCATGGAGCTGGAAGAAGGGCTGGGAATTGTGGCAGTTCTGGAGCGGGGAGATCCCAGGGATGTTCTGGTGACACCTGCTTTAAGTGACCTTTCCGGAAAAAAGGAAATCATAATCGGAACCTCCAGCTTAAGAAGGAAGATTCAGATAGAAGAGATTGGAACGGCCATGTGGCCGAGGGCTTTGGTTCGCTGCGAGAATTTAAGGGGAAATGTACAGACCAGACTTTCAAAACTCATGGAAGGCTCTTATGACGGCATTCTATTGGCGGCTGCCGGATTAAAGCGTCTGGGACTTTGGGAAGACAGCCGGTATGATTACCATTGTTTTGATTGTGAGACCTTTATTCCGGCTGGAGGCCAGGGGATACTTGCGGTGGAAGGACGGCTGGATTCCGGTCTTGAAGCGGTGGTAAAGCATATTGAGGATGAAGAAGCCAGGATGTGCCTTTCTTTAGAACGGAACATATTAAGGCATTTAAATGCCGGCTGTCATGAACCCATCGGCGTGTATTCCAGACTGAGAGGCGGGGATATGGAGGTTCTTGGAATCAGCAGGAGAGGGGAAGAAATCAAGCGGATCCATCTTTGGGGAGGAACCGGGGAACTTGACAGGCTGGCGCGGCAGGCCGCCGATGGCCTTGCGTAA
- the bilS gene encoding flavodoxin family protein BilS yields MDYLVVYTSNTGNTQKVAMKIFKTLPGKSKDIVSLEELHGEEADTYFVGFWNNRGTCKTEVLDFLSDLHGKRVALFGTCGLSGNKEYYKQVEKQVAVFLPDDNEYLGCFMCGGKMAPQILEKYRQMQAIHDTPQIRAMISAYEDGMLHPNEQDFKDAEEFVKSVLKE; encoded by the coding sequence ATGGACTATTTAGTTGTATATACAAGTAATACTGGAAATACCCAGAAGGTTGCCATGAAAATTTTTAAAACCCTTCCTGGAAAATCCAAGGATATTGTCAGTCTGGAGGAACTTCATGGAGAAGAAGCGGATACGTATTTTGTAGGTTTCTGGAATAACCGGGGAACCTGTAAAACGGAAGTGCTTGACTTTCTTTCGGATCTCCACGGCAAACGGGTTGCCTTGTTTGGAACCTGCGGGCTTTCCGGAAATAAAGAATATTATAAACAGGTGGAAAAGCAGGTGGCTGTATTCCTTCCTGATGATAATGAATATCTTGGCTGTTTTATGTGCGGAGGAAAGATGGCTCCCCAGATTTTAGAAAAATACAGGCAAATGCAGGCGATTCACGACACTCCTCAGATCAGAGCCATGATATCCGCATATGAGGATGGGATGCTGCATCCCAATGAACAGGATTTTAAGGACGCGGAAGAATTTGTAAAATCGGTTCTTAAGGAGTAA
- the hemL gene encoding glutamate-1-semialdehyde 2,1-aminomutase, which translates to MKIEESKTLFEKSREYFPGGVNSPVRAFGSVGGVPVFVKRASGSHIFDEDGNEYIDYVNSWGPSILGHACGPVVEAVREACLYGLSFGAPTRKELVLGTLIRECIPSMEMMRMVSSGTEAVMSAIRAARGYTGRDKIIKFIGCYHGHSDGLLVKAGSGALTESAPDSAGVPASYTQHTLLARYNDEDSVKKLFSEFPDDIGALVVEPVAANMGLVPPKPGFLGFLREITAKYGAVLIFDEVITGFRMGLGGAQGYYGVTPDMTALGKIAGGGMPMGVYGGRKEIMEVVSPLGKVYQAGTLSGNPIATTAGIATIRTLMEQPGIYSSLEEKAGKLVKTLKETLPETWVNQAGSLFSVFFTKDQVVDFDTALASDTVKYGTYFHYLLEHGIYTAPSQFEILFLSAAHTDEDIEKTCSIIKDAAGIIS; encoded by the coding sequence ATGAAAATAGAAGAATCTAAAACATTATTTGAAAAATCAAGAGAGTATTTCCCGGGCGGGGTCAACAGCCCGGTTCGTGCTTTTGGCTCCGTGGGAGGAGTACCGGTCTTTGTAAAACGGGCGTCAGGCTCTCATATTTTCGATGAGGATGGAAATGAATACATTGATTACGTGAATTCATGGGGGCCATCCATTCTTGGGCATGCCTGCGGGCCTGTGGTGGAAGCAGTGAGAGAGGCCTGTCTTTACGGCTTATCTTTTGGCGCGCCTACCAGAAAGGAGCTGGTTCTGGGTACACTGATCAGGGAGTGTATTCCTTCCATGGAGATGATGCGTATGGTAAGCTCCGGAACAGAAGCGGTCATGAGTGCGATCCGCGCGGCAAGAGGCTATACGGGAAGGGATAAGATCATAAAGTTTATTGGCTGCTATCATGGACATTCCGACGGACTTTTAGTTAAGGCTGGTTCCGGTGCCCTGACAGAATCTGCACCGGACAGTGCCGGTGTACCGGCTTCCTATACCCAGCACACATTGTTAGCCAGATATAATGATGAGGATTCCGTCAAAAAGCTGTTTTCAGAATTTCCCGATGACATCGGAGCACTAGTGGTGGAGCCGGTGGCAGCCAATATGGGGCTCGTTCCGCCAAAGCCCGGCTTTTTGGGATTTTTAAGGGAAATTACGGCAAAGTATGGAGCGGTTCTCATCTTTGATGAGGTCATTACCGGATTTCGTATGGGGCTTGGAGGCGCACAGGGATATTACGGTGTTACTCCTGATATGACAGCCCTCGGAAAGATCGCAGGCGGTGGAATGCCGATGGGAGTGTATGGTGGAAGGAAAGAGATCATGGAGGTGGTTTCTCCTTTGGGGAAGGTATATCAGGCAGGAACCCTTTCCGGCAATCCCATTGCAACGACAGCTGGAATCGCTACCATCAGGACCTTAATGGAGCAGCCGGGAATCTATTCTTCTCTGGAAGAAAAGGCCGGAAAGCTTGTGAAAACTCTTAAGGAAACGCTTCCGGAAACCTGGGTGAATCAGGCAGGCTCTCTTTTCAGCGTATTTTTCACAAAAGACCAGGTGGTGGATTTTGATACAGCTCTGGCTTCGGACACGGTTAAGTATGGAACCTATTTTCATTATCTTTTGGAGCACGGCATTTACACGGCTCCTTCCCAGTTTGAAATTTTGTTTCTTTCTGCGGCACATACAGATGAGGATATTGAAAAAACCTGCAGCATCATAAAGGATGCAGCCGGAATTATTTCTTAA
- a CDS encoding precorrin-2 dehydrogenase/sirohydrochlorin ferrochelatase family protein — protein sequence MTVAYFPFFVDIEGKRCLIAGGGSVACRKALTLMDYGPDMIVVAPQVIPELERLIKESKGRLTWWCREFAESDLEKMDFVIAATSDEELNRQISIWCREEKIPVNVADNQEECSFIFPALIKDGEITVGITTGGSSPALARYLKETLKEAIPGGLGGLAKQLGSYRDMVREGVDSLPVRRSIFKTMTEEGIRQGDYTREQADELIERKLAEHEK from the coding sequence ATGACCGTGGCTTATTTCCCGTTTTTTGTTGATATTGAAGGGAAAAGATGCCTGATCGCAGGCGGAGGATCGGTCGCCTGCCGCAAGGCTCTGACACTTATGGATTATGGTCCTGATATGATAGTTGTGGCTCCGCAAGTGATTCCCGAATTGGAACGGCTGATAAAAGAAAGCAAGGGAAGACTCACATGGTGGTGCCGGGAATTTGCAGAATCTGACCTGGAGAAAATGGATTTTGTAATAGCGGCAACTTCAGATGAAGAATTAAACAGGCAGATATCCATCTGGTGCAGGGAAGAGAAGATTCCGGTCAATGTGGCGGACAACCAGGAGGAATGCAGCTTTATTTTTCCGGCTCTTATTAAAGATGGAGAGATCACGGTGGGGATTACCACAGGCGGAAGCTCTCCGGCCCTTGCCCGGTATTTAAAAGAAACCCTTAAAGAAGCCATACCTGGGGGACTTGGCGGCCTGGCAAAGCAGCTTGGCTCATACAGGGATATGGTAAGAGAAGGGGTGGACTCCCTCCCTGTCAGAAGGTCAATATTTAAAACTATGACAGAGGAGGGAATCCGCCAGGGAGATTATACCAGAGAACAGGCAGATGAACTGATAGAAAGGAAACTGGCGGAGCATGAAAAGTAA
- the hemA gene encoding glutamyl-tRNA reductase has product MSISHKKATVNIREQFAFHENEKTEFIERLMKKKAVTGVVVLCTCNRSEVYVSGTKHAIGELQREAADFKGIRLEELLKYLNIYGGESAIGHLFKVACGFDSMVLGEDEILGQVKGAYEMSKDQGAVDYEMNVLFQRAFACAKRIKTDTNLSRTPLSVATLVANEVFRFEKEGGDKNVMVIGMTGKMGNIITKNILSKPGIHVTGTVRSHKSDLTFEVKGDRVKVVDYRDRYQYMDEMDIVISATSGPHYTVTCEELSEQVTPGKKRLFMDVAVPVDMDPEIEEMEGLTLYNIDYFETLSKNNTEIKRKELDRANVIMEEDLDGAIKEVVFHPYIRRMEELKEAFAGKRLDTLLFEVRDHVTSEELKVVLKTLDGLERWIKEG; this is encoded by the coding sequence ATGAGTATAAGCCATAAAAAGGCTACTGTGAATATCCGGGAACAATTCGCCTTTCATGAAAATGAGAAGACGGAGTTTATAGAACGGCTTATGAAGAAGAAAGCGGTGACCGGTGTAGTTGTGCTTTGCACCTGTAACCGCAGTGAGGTTTATGTTTCAGGAACAAAGCATGCAATTGGGGAACTTCAGCGGGAGGCTGCTGATTTTAAAGGAATCAGACTGGAAGAACTGCTGAAATATCTAAATATCTATGGCGGGGAAAGCGCCATAGGGCACTTGTTTAAAGTGGCCTGTGGGTTCGATTCCATGGTGCTGGGAGAAGACGAGATTTTAGGGCAGGTAAAGGGCGCCTATGAGATGTCGAAAGACCAGGGGGCAGTGGATTACGAAATGAATGTGCTGTTCCAAAGGGCGTTTGCCTGTGCCAAACGGATCAAGACGGATACCAATTTATCCAGAACGCCCCTATCCGTTGCAACTCTTGTAGCCAATGAGGTGTTCCGCTTTGAAAAAGAGGGCGGTGATAAGAATGTGATGGTGATCGGCATGACCGGTAAAATGGGGAATATTATAACAAAAAATATTTTAAGCAAGCCCGGAATCCATGTCACCGGCACGGTCAGAAGCCATAAGTCCGATCTGACTTTTGAGGTAAAGGGGGACAGGGTGAAGGTCGTGGATTACAGGGACCGCTATCAGTATATGGATGAGATGGATATTGTCATCAGTGCCACTTCCGGCCCCCATTACACCGTGACCTGTGAAGAACTGTCAGAGCAAGTGACTCCCGGGAAAAAACGGCTGTTCATGGATGTGGCAGTTCCTGTGGACATGGACCCTGAGATTGAAGAAATGGAAGGGCTGACTCTTTATAACATCGACTATTTTGAAACACTTTCAAAAAACAACACGGAAATTAAACGAAAGGAATTGGACCGGGCAAACGTAATCATGGAAGAGGACTTAGATGGGGCCATCAAGGAGGTGGTGTTCCATCCATACATCCGGAGAATGGAAGAACTTAAGGAAGCATTTGCGGGAAAACGTCTGGATACCCTTCTCTTTGAGGTCAGGGACCATGTTACCAGTGAAGAATTAAAGGTGGTACTTAAAACCCTGGATGGTTTAGAACGCTGGATTAAGGAGGGATGA
- a CDS encoding Ldh family oxidoreductase yields MGTKTNIVDWKTITDFVVDAFKGYGIPEEDAKVCADVLLESDKRGIESHGVNRFKPIYLDRIKAGIQNPVTNFEIVKETRTTAVVDGHDGMGQVIGVKSMNMAIEKAKEYGMGMVVARNSTHYGIAGYYATMASQAGCIGITGTNARPSIAPTFGVENMLGTNPLTFGMPTDEEFPFVLDCATSITQRGRIEYYSRIGKSTPSGMVIGRDGQPQTNSDQILSDLNTGKAALAPLGGIGEELAGYKGYGYATVVEILSAALQQGNFLRALTGIGEQGEKIPFHLGHFFIAIDTEAFMGLDSFKKTCGDILRDLRGSVKAPGEDHIYTAGEKEYLVWQERKNSGVPINDAVQKELIKIRDELALSQYRFPFE; encoded by the coding sequence ATGGGAACCAAAACAAACATTGTGGATTGGAAGACAATTACGGATTTTGTAGTGGATGCATTTAAGGGGTATGGGATTCCGGAAGAAGACGCAAAAGTCTGTGCGGATGTATTGCTGGAGTCTGACAAGAGGGGTATTGAATCTCATGGGGTAAACCGCTTTAAACCCATTTATCTGGACCGTATCAAAGCGGGAATCCAGAACCCGGTGACAAATTTTGAGATAGTAAAGGAAACAAGAACCACAGCGGTTGTGGACGGCCATGACGGCATGGGCCAGGTAATCGGTGTAAAATCCATGAATATGGCCATCGAGAAAGCCAAAGAATATGGCATGGGCATGGTGGTTGCCCGCAATTCCACCCATTACGGCATTGCAGGCTATTATGCAACCATGGCTTCCCAGGCAGGCTGTATCGGAATTACGGGAACCAACGCAAGGCCTTCCATTGCTCCTACTTTTGGCGTGGAAAATATGCTGGGAACGAATCCTCTTACCTTTGGTATGCCTACGGATGAGGAATTCCCCTTTGTGCTGGACTGTGCGACTTCCATTACCCAGAGAGGCAGGATCGAATACTATTCCCGTATCGGAAAGTCCACTCCTTCCGGTATGGTAATCGGACGGGACGGGCAGCCTCAGACGAATTCAGATCAGATTCTTTCTGACTTAAATACAGGAAAAGCAGCCCTTGCACCTTTAGGCGGAATCGGTGAAGAACTGGCAGGCTACAAGGGATATGGCTATGCCACTGTAGTTGAAATTCTTTCCGCAGCTTTGCAGCAGGGAAATTTCTTAAGAGCCTTAACCGGCATTGGAGAACAGGGAGAAAAGATTCCCTTCCACTTAGGCCACTTCTTCATTGCCATTGATACGGAAGCCTTTATGGGCCTGGATTCCTTTAAAAAGACATGCGGCGATATTCTCCGGGATCTTCGCGGTTCTGTCAAAGCTCCAGGGGAAGACCACATTTATACGGCAGGTGAGAAAGAGTATCTGGTATGGCAGGAACGCAAAAACAGCGGTGTGCCGATCAATGATGCAGTTCAGAAAGAGCTTATTAAGATCAGGGATGAACTGGCACTGAGCCAGTACCGGTTCCCATTTGAATAA